A single Paraburkholderia sp. D15 DNA region contains:
- a CDS encoding amylo-alpha-1,6-glucosidase has product MTRIERPIDITRLEDEWLEADGFGGFASGTVGTLRTRRYHALLLSATRPPGGRMVLVNGLEAWVEANGERVPLSMQRYVPDVIYPDLTARLLAFDTTPWPTWRFALGTHTTITAEVFVSKATCETVLRWRLDRAQTNAEETTAPVLKVRPLLSGRDYHALHHENPAFNFNARTSDDLTCASWQPYGDVPAIHASTNGAYTHAPDWYRNFCYAREQERGLDFSEDLATPGVFSFDLARGEAVMILSASGNAQSSNAATRAAALALAEQQRRVALGSRLQRSADAYIVARNQGRTILAGFPWFTDWGRDTFISMRGLLIASGRLDEAEAILLEWSDTLSEGMLPNRFPDYGDAPEYNSVDASLWFVVAVHDYLASGHASDATRQRLQQAVEAILAGYTRGTRFNIQASAQDGLLRAGVPGVQLTWMDAKVGDWVVTPRIGKPVEVQALWINALRIAASWNTQWQQPAQTALQAFKERFVDPATQALFDNVDVDHVAGTIDRAIRPNQIFAIGGLPFPLLEGDAARAVLDQVEAQLLTPSGLRTLAPSDPAYRGHYGGPPLARDGAYHQGTVWPWLLGPFVEGWLRVHGSAAETCDEARTRFLAPLYAQLDRAGLDHLSEIADGDAPHAPAGTPFQAWSLGELLRLERLLARLRPIAA; this is encoded by the coding sequence ATGACACGTATCGAACGACCCATCGACATCACGCGTCTCGAAGACGAATGGCTGGAAGCGGACGGCTTCGGTGGTTTTGCGTCCGGCACCGTGGGCACGCTACGCACGCGTCGTTATCACGCGCTGCTGCTGTCGGCGACGCGTCCGCCCGGTGGACGCATGGTGCTGGTCAATGGCCTGGAGGCATGGGTCGAAGCGAACGGCGAGCGCGTGCCGTTGAGCATGCAACGTTATGTGCCGGACGTGATCTATCCGGACCTGACCGCGCGGCTTCTCGCATTCGATACCACGCCTTGGCCGACGTGGCGTTTTGCGCTCGGTACGCACACCACGATCACGGCGGAAGTGTTCGTGAGCAAGGCCACCTGCGAGACGGTGCTGCGATGGCGGCTCGACCGTGCGCAAACAAACGCGGAAGAAACGACTGCGCCGGTACTGAAAGTCCGTCCGCTGCTTTCGGGCCGCGACTACCACGCACTGCATCACGAGAACCCCGCGTTCAACTTCAACGCGCGAACCAGCGACGATCTGACGTGCGCCAGCTGGCAGCCGTATGGCGACGTTCCTGCTATTCACGCGTCGACGAACGGCGCATACACGCATGCGCCCGATTGGTACCGGAACTTCTGCTACGCACGCGAGCAGGAACGTGGTCTGGATTTCAGCGAAGATCTCGCGACGCCTGGTGTCTTCAGCTTCGACCTCGCGCGTGGCGAAGCGGTCATGATCCTGAGCGCGTCGGGTAACGCGCAATCATCGAATGCCGCGACTCGTGCCGCCGCCCTCGCGCTTGCCGAACAACAGCGCCGCGTCGCGTTGGGCTCGCGTCTGCAACGTTCCGCGGACGCCTACATCGTCGCGCGCAATCAAGGCCGCACGATACTCGCGGGCTTCCCGTGGTTCACCGACTGGGGCCGCGACACGTTCATCTCGATGCGCGGCCTGCTGATCGCGTCGGGGCGCCTCGACGAAGCCGAGGCGATCCTGCTCGAATGGTCGGACACGCTGTCCGAGGGCATGCTGCCGAACCGTTTCCCCGACTATGGCGACGCGCCGGAATACAACTCGGTCGATGCATCGCTATGGTTCGTCGTCGCCGTGCACGACTATCTCGCCTCGGGCCATGCGAGCGACGCCACACGTCAGCGTCTGCAGCAGGCCGTGGAGGCGATCCTCGCCGGCTACACGCGCGGCACCCGCTTCAACATTCAGGCGTCCGCGCAAGACGGTCTGTTGCGCGCGGGCGTTCCCGGCGTGCAGCTCACGTGGATGGATGCGAAAGTCGGCGACTGGGTGGTGACGCCGCGCATCGGAAAACCGGTCGAAGTGCAGGCGCTCTGGATTAACGCTTTGCGCATTGCAGCAAGCTGGAATACGCAATGGCAGCAGCCCGCGCAAACCGCGCTGCAAGCGTTCAAGGAACGCTTCGTCGACCCGGCCACGCAGGCGCTGTTCGATAACGTCGATGTCGATCACGTCGCCGGCACGATAGATCGCGCGATCCGCCCGAATCAGATCTTCGCGATCGGCGGCCTGCCGTTTCCGTTACTGGAAGGCGATGCGGCTCGCGCAGTACTCGATCAGGTCGAAGCGCAGTTGCTCACGCCGTCTGGCTTGCGAACGCTGGCGCCGTCCGATCCTGCCTATCGCGGGCACTACGGCGGTCCGCCACTCGCACGCGACGGCGCCTATCACCAGGGCACCGTATGGCCGTGGTTGCTGGGGCCATTTGTGGAAGGCTGGCTGCGGGTTCATGGCAGTGCAGCAGAAACCTGCGACGAGGCGCGCACGCGTTTTCTGGCTCCGCTGTACGCGCAACTCGACCGTGCCGGGCTCGACCATCTATCCGAAATCGCCGACGGCGACGCGCCTCACGCGCCGGCCGGCACGCCGTTTCAGGCGTGGTCGCTCGGCGAACTGCTGCGGCTCGAACGACTGCTTGCGCGCCTGAGGCCCATTGCGGCGTAA
- a CDS encoding phospholipase C, phosphocholine-specific, producing the protein MTSTSRRRFLQTVASSAGAAAAMTALPESIRNALAVPAFSRTGTIRDVEHIVVFMQENRSFDHYFGHLRGVRGYNDRFPIPLPGGKPVWYQPSKEDPTKPVLPFHLNTATTSAQCVGDLDHTWYKTHAAIDGGRYDQWPANKTDMTMGYHLRSDIPFHYALADAFTICDAYFCSLPGPTHPNRSYLMTGMVDPTGTMGGPLLDNNDYVDGDGPPNYQLLSWTTYPERLQAAGISWQVYQQGLTGDDPLNGNYGTNILQNFANYINAQPGSPLYQRAQTVRTIDDLKADVLANQLPQVSWLCPPAAYSEHPSYTPAYGAEYTSQILDALTSNPEVWSKTVLFIMYDENDGFFDHLVPPQPATTAAQGQSTVSTDGEIHTVVNPLRGGSYTADGLPYGLGPRVPMTIVSPWSKGGFVCSQVFDHTSVIRFIETRFGVYEPNITAWRRAVCGDLTTAFDFRTPDSKVPPLPDTSNYKSIADNQCATQPKPTVPTTPGAIDPQESGIRFARALPYELHVNGHADAKKNTFDIAIGNTGEQGAHFYVYSTNRADGPWRYTVEAGKSLKETFDLTSTDGVYAFEVFGPNGFVRKFAGNAQVAAKQTSAASQVAGWGGHGGKPAQPEVKVQYDVANGNVFLKFSNNGGGVARLTVTDNAYGARVRPVFVPAGSPVEEAWVLASSHHWYDLTVTDNDDASFSRRFAGHVENGRPSISDPAAVAPVLVVN; encoded by the coding sequence ATGACTTCAACTAGCCGTCGCCGTTTCCTGCAGACCGTTGCAAGCTCCGCCGGCGCTGCCGCCGCCATGACCGCGCTGCCCGAGTCGATCCGCAATGCACTGGCCGTCCCCGCGTTTTCGCGCACGGGCACGATCCGCGATGTCGAGCACATCGTCGTGTTCATGCAGGAGAACCGTTCGTTCGACCATTACTTCGGCCATCTGCGCGGCGTGCGCGGATACAACGACCGCTTCCCGATTCCGCTGCCGGGCGGCAAGCCGGTGTGGTATCAACCGTCGAAGGAAGATCCGACCAAACCGGTGCTGCCGTTCCATCTGAACACCGCGACCACCAGCGCGCAATGCGTCGGCGATCTCGATCACACCTGGTACAAGACCCATGCCGCGATCGACGGCGGCCGCTACGACCAGTGGCCGGCCAACAAGACCGACATGACGATGGGCTACCACCTGCGCAGCGACATTCCGTTTCACTACGCGCTGGCCGACGCCTTCACCATTTGCGACGCGTACTTCTGCTCGCTGCCCGGCCCCACGCACCCGAACCGTTCGTATCTGATGACCGGCATGGTCGATCCGACCGGCACGATGGGCGGCCCGCTGCTCGACAACAACGATTACGTCGACGGCGACGGGCCGCCGAATTACCAGTTGCTGTCGTGGACCACGTATCCGGAGCGTCTGCAGGCCGCGGGCATTTCGTGGCAGGTGTATCAGCAGGGGCTGACCGGCGACGATCCGCTGAATGGCAACTACGGCACCAACATCCTGCAGAATTTCGCCAACTACATCAACGCGCAGCCGGGTTCGCCGCTGTATCAGCGCGCGCAGACCGTGCGCACCATCGACGATCTGAAGGCCGATGTGCTGGCGAATCAGTTGCCGCAAGTGTCGTGGTTGTGCCCGCCGGCCGCCTATTCCGAGCATCCGAGTTATACGCCGGCTTACGGCGCCGAGTACACGTCGCAGATTCTCGATGCGTTGACGTCGAATCCCGAGGTGTGGAGCAAAACCGTGTTGTTCATCATGTACGACGAGAACGACGGCTTCTTCGATCACCTCGTGCCGCCGCAACCGGCGACGACGGCGGCGCAGGGTCAGTCGACGGTTAGCACCGACGGCGAAATCCACACCGTGGTCAATCCGTTGCGCGGCGGCAGCTACACGGCGGACGGTCTGCCGTACGGCCTCGGCCCGCGCGTGCCGATGACGATCGTGTCGCCGTGGAGCAAGGGCGGCTTCGTGTGCTCGCAGGTGTTCGATCACACGTCGGTGATTCGCTTCATCGAAACGCGTTTCGGCGTGTACGAGCCGAACATCACGGCGTGGCGCCGCGCGGTGTGCGGCGATCTGACGACCGCATTCGACTTCCGCACGCCGGACTCGAAGGTGCCACCGCTGCCCGATACGAGCAACTACAAGAGCATCGCGGACAACCAGTGCGCGACGCAGCCGAAGCCAACCGTGCCGACGACGCCCGGCGCGATCGATCCGCAGGAAAGCGGCATTCGCTTCGCGCGTGCGTTGCCGTATGAGTTGCATGTGAATGGCCATGCGGACGCGAAGAAGAACACGTTCGATATTGCCATCGGCAATACCGGCGAACAGGGTGCGCATTTCTACGTGTACTCGACGAACCGCGCGGATGGTCCGTGGCGTTACACGGTGGAGGCTGGCAAGTCGCTGAAGGAGACGTTCGATCTGACGTCGACGGATGGCGTGTACGCGTTCGAGGTGTTCGGGCCGAATGGGTTCGTGCGCAAGTTCGCGGGCAATGCGCAGGTGGCGGCGAAGCAGACGTCGGCGGCATCGCAGGTGGCGGGTTGGGGCGGGCATGGCGGCAAGCCGGCGCAACCCGAGGTGAAGGTGCAATACGACGTGGCGAACGGCAACGTGTTCCTGAAGTTCAGCAACAACGGCGGCGGCGTGGCGCGCTTGACGGTGACCGACAACGCATACGGTGCGCGTGTGCGTCCGGTGTTCGTGCCGGCCGGGTCGCCTGTCGAGGAAGCGTGGGTGCTGGCGTCGAGCCACCACTGGTACGACTTGACGGTGACCGATAACGACGACGCGAGCTTCTCGCGCCGCTTCGCGGGACACGTCGAGAATGGCCGGCCGAGTATCAGCGATCCGGCGGCGGTGGCGCCGGTGCTGGTGGTGAATTGA
- a CDS encoding aldo/keto reductase has product MQYRQFGRTGLSVSRLCLGTMTFGLQTEEDASRRILDTAADAGVNFIDTANVYPLGGGEDLAGRTEEIVGRWLKGKRDRFILATKAVGKMGPSAWDQGASRKHLLDAIDASLRRLGTDYVDLYQLHSDDANTPLDETLEALDTIVRSGKARYVGVSNFLAYRLARALGRADVLRVARFVSVQPRYNLLFRQIERELLPLAAEEQLAVIPYNPLAGGLLTGKHKLDATPAEGRFTETVGKAGAMYQARYWHQREFETIERLKAIVAPTGESLTRVSLAWVMANPAITSAIIGASRAEQLTDTLAAAEFVLDPQIKTQLDDASVDYRWGDAAR; this is encoded by the coding sequence ATGCAATACCGCCAATTCGGCCGTACCGGCCTGAGCGTTTCGCGACTGTGTCTCGGCACGATGACCTTCGGCTTGCAGACGGAAGAGGACGCATCGCGGCGCATTCTCGATACGGCCGCCGACGCCGGCGTGAATTTCATCGATACCGCCAACGTCTATCCGCTCGGCGGCGGCGAGGATCTGGCCGGACGCACGGAGGAAATCGTCGGGCGCTGGCTGAAGGGCAAGCGCGATCGCTTCATCCTCGCGACCAAGGCGGTCGGCAAGATGGGGCCTTCGGCATGGGATCAGGGTGCGTCGCGCAAACATCTGCTGGACGCGATCGACGCATCGCTGCGCCGGCTCGGCACGGATTACGTGGACCTCTACCAGCTCCATTCCGATGACGCGAACACGCCGCTCGACGAAACGCTCGAAGCGTTGGACACGATCGTGCGATCGGGGAAAGCGCGCTATGTCGGTGTGTCGAACTTTCTCGCGTACCGTCTGGCGCGCGCCCTGGGTCGCGCCGACGTGTTGCGCGTCGCGCGCTTCGTGTCGGTGCAGCCGCGCTACAACCTGCTGTTCCGCCAGATCGAACGCGAATTGCTGCCGCTCGCCGCGGAAGAACAGTTGGCCGTGATTCCCTACAACCCGCTCGCGGGTGGCTTGCTGACCGGCAAGCACAAGCTCGACGCAACGCCGGCCGAGGGACGCTTCACCGAAACGGTCGGCAAGGCGGGCGCGATGTATCAGGCGCGTTACTGGCACCAGCGCGAGTTCGAAACGATCGAACGCCTGAAGGCGATCGTGGCGCCGACCGGCGAATCGTTGACACGCGTGTCGCTCGCGTGGGTGATGGCGAATCCGGCGATTACGTCGGCGATTATCGGCGCGAGCCGCGCCGAGCAGTTGACCGATACGCTCGCGGCCGCCGAGTTCGTGCTCGATCCGCAGATCAAGACGCAACTCGACGACGCGAGCGTCGACTATCGCTGGGGTGACGCGGCGCGGTAA
- the zwf gene encoding glucose-6-phosphate dehydrogenase, with product MSTTPNTTASNRPTDATDATAAEPSCKVSVSPHERTTSSAPASPAGKRPAPPCTLVIFGAGGDLTKRLLMPALYNLAVDGLLDDGMKIVGVNHGERETSVWRDDLHKSLEQFAADKASTFHAGKLDDKAWDWVAQRLEYMAGEFETDDVFTKLKQKLDQAQGGNVIFYLAVSSHFFKPIVERLGKAGLLKEGEGDGGCFRRIVVEKPFGTDLASAQDLNAHILSYAKESQVYRIDHFLGKDTVQSILAVRFANALFEPIWRREYIDSVQITAAETIGVEGRGKFYEQTGAFRDMLPNHLFQLLGMVAMEPPNSFDAEAVRDKKADIMHAIQPLTADDVVFGQYEKGPAGVGYREEPDVAPDSTTETYAAARVFVENWRWAGVPFYLRTGKRLAARRTEISVQLKPVPFRLFRDTPVDALTPNVLTLRIDPAHGTSFDFNVKTPGPVMQVGAVQSSFDYADFFAERANVGYETLLYDCMLGDETLFQRADSIETSWAAVDDVLHPKHGGAQPVHGYAAGSEGPAEADALLARDGHAWRPLKQDPVEKK from the coding sequence ATGTCGACTACACCGAATACCACCGCTTCCAACCGTCCCACCGATGCCACCGATGCCACTGCGGCCGAACCCAGCTGCAAGGTCAGCGTGAGTCCGCACGAACGCACCACGTCGTCCGCGCCCGCTTCGCCGGCCGGCAAGCGGCCGGCGCCGCCCTGCACGCTGGTGATCTTCGGCGCGGGCGGCGATCTGACCAAGCGTCTGCTCATGCCCGCGCTGTACAACCTCGCCGTCGATGGCCTGCTCGACGACGGCATGAAGATCGTCGGCGTGAATCACGGCGAGCGCGAGACGAGCGTGTGGCGCGACGATCTGCACAAGTCGCTCGAACAGTTCGCCGCCGACAAGGCCAGCACCTTCCACGCCGGCAAGCTCGACGACAAGGCGTGGGACTGGGTCGCGCAACGCCTCGAATACATGGCCGGCGAATTCGAAACCGACGATGTGTTCACGAAGCTCAAGCAGAAGCTCGATCAGGCGCAAGGCGGCAACGTCATTTTCTATCTCGCGGTCAGCTCGCACTTCTTCAAACCGATCGTCGAGCGTCTTGGCAAGGCGGGGTTGTTGAAGGAAGGCGAGGGCGACGGTGGGTGTTTCCGCCGCATCGTGGTCGAGAAACCGTTCGGTACCGATCTCGCGTCGGCGCAGGATCTGAACGCGCACATCCTGTCGTATGCGAAGGAATCGCAGGTGTACCGCATCGATCACTTTCTCGGCAAGGACACCGTGCAGAGCATTCTCGCGGTGCGCTTCGCGAATGCGCTGTTCGAGCCGATCTGGCGGCGCGAGTATATCGACAGCGTGCAGATAACGGCGGCGGAAACCATCGGCGTGGAAGGGCGCGGCAAGTTCTACGAGCAGACCGGCGCGTTCCGCGACATGCTGCCGAACCATCTCTTCCAGTTGCTCGGCATGGTCGCCATGGAGCCGCCCAATTCGTTCGATGCCGAAGCCGTGCGCGACAAGAAGGCCGACATCATGCACGCGATCCAGCCGCTGACCGCGGATGACGTGGTGTTCGGTCAGTACGAGAAAGGTCCGGCGGGCGTCGGCTATCGCGAGGAACCGGATGTGGCGCCGGACAGCACCACGGAAACCTACGCCGCCGCGCGTGTGTTCGTCGAGAACTGGCGCTGGGCCGGCGTGCCGTTCTATCTGCGCACCGGCAAGCGGCTCGCCGCGCGTCGCACGGAAATCTCGGTGCAGCTAAAGCCCGTGCCGTTCCGCCTGTTTCGCGACACGCCCGTCGACGCGCTCACGCCGAACGTGTTGACGCTGCGCATCGATCCCGCGCACGGCACGAGCTTCGACTTCAACGTGAAAACGCCGGGGCCGGTGATGCAGGTCGGCGCGGTGCAATCGTCGTTCGACTATGCGGACTTCTTCGCGGAACGCGCGAACGTCGGCTACGAAACCTTGCTCTACGACTGCATGCTTGGCGACGAGACGCTGTTTCAGCGCGCCGACAGCATCGAAACGAGTTGGGCCGCCGTGGACGACGTGCTGCATCCGAAGCACGGTGGCGCGCAACCGGTGCACGGTTATGCGGCCGGCAGCGAAGGCCCCGCGGAAGCGGACGCGCTGCTCGCGCGCGACGGTCACGCATGGCGGCCGTTGAAGCAGGACCCTGTCGAGAAGAAGTAA
- a CDS encoding ROK family protein translates to MQSSTERILAIDVGGTGLKAAIIDADGQMKTERLRVPTPHPCTPDQLVDALAKLVEPLVEKEPATLMSIGFPGVVRNNRILTAPHFGVEGWHDIPLADELAQRLGGLPVRMINDAEMQGFAAIEGHGLEFVLTLGTGAGTALFRDGELMPHLELAHHPVSKKGVAYDEYIGDAAREKAGNKRWNKRVQKVIEILSALVNYDKLWIGGGNAARLTFDLPANVATVSNDAGIEGGARLWHPRSLRDTRQLPEATARTGKFK, encoded by the coding sequence GTGCAGAGCAGCACCGAGCGGATTCTGGCGATCGACGTCGGCGGCACGGGTCTGAAAGCGGCGATCATCGACGCGGACGGTCAGATGAAGACCGAGCGCCTGCGGGTACCGACGCCGCATCCGTGCACGCCGGATCAGCTGGTGGATGCGCTCGCGAAACTGGTCGAGCCGCTGGTCGAGAAGGAGCCGGCCACGTTGATGTCGATCGGCTTTCCCGGCGTGGTGCGCAACAACCGCATCCTGACCGCGCCGCACTTCGGCGTGGAGGGATGGCACGACATTCCGCTCGCGGATGAACTGGCGCAGCGCCTCGGCGGTTTGCCGGTCCGCATGATCAACGACGCGGAAATGCAGGGCTTCGCCGCGATCGAGGGGCATGGTCTCGAATTCGTGCTGACGCTCGGTACGGGCGCGGGCACGGCCCTATTCCGCGACGGCGAGCTGATGCCGCATCTGGAACTCGCGCACCATCCGGTCAGCAAGAAAGGCGTTGCGTACGACGAATACATCGGCGACGCGGCGCGCGAGAAAGCCGGCAACAAACGCTGGAACAAGCGCGTGCAGAAAGTGATCGAGATTCTCAGTGCGCTCGTGAATTACGACAAGCTGTGGATCGGCGGCGGCAATGCCGCGCGCCTGACGTTCGATTTGCCGGCCAACGTGGCGACCGTGTCGAACGATGCGGGCATCGAAGGCGGCGCACGTCTGTGGCATCCGCGTTCGTTGCGCGACACGCGGCAACTGCCCGAAGCAACTGCTCGCACGGGCAAGTTCAAGTAA
- a CDS encoding glucosidase → MPPLRAANVLATLEGSRLHSADCAHWQRWGPYLSERQWGTVREDYSPGGTAWDSFPHDHARSRAYRWGEDGIAGFGDDKLSWCVSLALWNRKDPILKERLFGLTNAQGNHGEDVKELYFYLDGTPTHSYMRMLYKYPHAAYPYEDLVQENARRGSDMAEYEVLDTGVFDDSRYFDVQVEYAKHTPDDILMRVTIENRADEAASLDVLPQIWARNSWSWKENKDKPSLTAATDHDGNVQLLGHQHGHEPIVVTAWSKDAPSVNWLFCENDTNVKRLFNMDGTGPFKDGFNDYLVHGDEQAVRRDKGTKAAAHAAIELGPHGRAVVYLRWRLQSTPDDTPLDADALFARRLAEADEFYGALQHEIADPDARLVQRQALAGMLWSKQYYQYDVQRWLEGDPLQPPPPESRKHGRNADWRHLCNADIVSMPDKWEYPWYASWDLAFHAAAFALIDPAFAKRQLLLLVKDRYQHPNGQMPAYEWALGDANPPVHAWAAWRVYEIDRALTGKADRDFLELVFHKLLLNFSWWVNRKDADGRNIFQGGFLGLDNVGIFDRSSPLPTGGHIDQADGTAWMAAYALDLMRIALELAYANHVFVDIGVKFFEHFLYIAEAVSCDDDCDTGLWDTQDEFFYDKLRLPDGTNIPMRVRSIVGLIPLFAVHVLEHRLHGGLPGLRERLTWFLEHRPDLARLVSRWNEPGKGNALLLSLLRGHRMKALLRRALDESEFLSDHGVRALSRVHRDEPFVFRHNGDSFTVKYLPAESDSRVFGGNSNWRGPVWMPVNYLLIESLYEFHRYYGDDFRVEYPTGSGQKFSLSEIADELARRCTTLFLKNKDGERPVMGAYPLLQADPRSRDLVLFHEYFHGDDGRGVGASHQTGWTGLVALLLQPRAMGASGSVPMTGESDTAPIPTAPNAASTQAAAPAPATEAAPVAAVDPAPALVTAVTK, encoded by the coding sequence ATGCCACCGCTGCGTGCTGCCAATGTGCTCGCTACCCTCGAAGGCTCACGCCTGCATTCGGCCGACTGTGCCCACTGGCAGCGCTGGGGGCCGTACCTCAGCGAGCGGCAATGGGGCACGGTGCGCGAAGACTACAGTCCGGGCGGCACCGCATGGGACTCGTTCCCGCACGATCACGCGCGTAGCCGCGCATACCGCTGGGGCGAAGACGGCATCGCCGGTTTCGGCGACGACAAACTGAGCTGGTGCGTGTCGCTCGCGCTGTGGAACCGCAAGGACCCCATCCTCAAGGAACGCCTGTTCGGTCTCACGAACGCCCAGGGCAATCACGGCGAGGACGTGAAGGAGCTGTACTTCTATCTCGACGGTACGCCCACGCATTCGTACATGCGAATGCTCTACAAGTACCCGCACGCCGCCTATCCCTACGAAGACCTCGTTCAGGAGAACGCGCGCCGCGGCAGCGACATGGCGGAGTACGAAGTGCTCGACACGGGCGTGTTCGACGATTCGCGCTATTTCGACGTTCAGGTGGAATACGCGAAGCACACGCCCGACGACATCCTGATGCGCGTGACGATCGAAAACCGCGCGGACGAGGCCGCTTCGCTCGACGTGCTGCCGCAGATCTGGGCGCGCAATTCGTGGTCGTGGAAAGAGAACAAGGACAAGCCGTCGCTGACCGCCGCCACGGACCATGACGGCAACGTGCAATTGCTCGGTCATCAGCACGGTCACGAACCGATCGTCGTGACCGCCTGGTCGAAAGACGCGCCGTCGGTGAACTGGCTGTTCTGCGAGAACGACACCAACGTGAAGCGTCTGTTCAACATGGACGGCACAGGCCCGTTCAAGGACGGCTTCAACGATTACCTCGTGCACGGCGACGAGCAGGCTGTACGCCGCGACAAAGGCACGAAGGCGGCCGCGCATGCCGCGATCGAACTCGGGCCGCATGGGCGAGCGGTGGTGTACCTGCGCTGGCGTCTGCAATCGACACCCGACGACACCCCGCTCGACGCGGACGCGCTCTTCGCGCGCCGTCTTGCCGAGGCCGACGAGTTCTACGGCGCGCTGCAGCACGAGATCGCCGATCCGGACGCGCGCCTTGTGCAACGCCAGGCGCTCGCCGGCATGCTGTGGTCGAAGCAGTACTACCAGTACGACGTGCAGCGCTGGCTGGAAGGCGACCCGCTGCAACCGCCGCCGCCCGAGAGCCGCAAGCATGGCCGCAACGCGGACTGGCGGCATCTGTGCAACGCGGACATCGTATCGATGCCCGACAAGTGGGAGTATCCGTGGTACGCGTCGTGGGATCTCGCGTTTCATGCCGCGGCGTTCGCATTGATCGATCCGGCGTTTGCCAAGCGCCAATTGCTACTGCTGGTGAAGGACCGCTATCAGCATCCCAATGGCCAGATGCCTGCCTACGAGTGGGCGCTGGGCGATGCCAATCCGCCCGTTCATGCATGGGCCGCGTGGCGCGTCTATGAGATCGACCGGGCGCTGACCGGCAAGGCGGATCGCGATTTTCTCGAACTCGTGTTCCACAAGCTGCTGCTGAATTTCTCGTGGTGGGTCAACCGCAAGGACGCGGACGGCCGCAATATTTTCCAGGGTGGCTTTCTCGGACTCGACAACGTCGGTATTTTCGATCGCTCGTCGCCGCTGCCCACCGGTGGCCATATCGACCAGGCCGACGGCACCGCATGGATGGCCGCATATGCGCTCGACCTGATGCGGATCGCGCTGGAACTCGCGTACGCGAATCACGTATTCGTCGATATCGGCGTGAAGTTCTTCGAGCATTTCCTGTACATCGCCGAAGCCGTGAGTTGCGACGACGATTGCGACACGGGGCTGTGGGATACGCAAGACGAGTTCTTCTACGACAAGCTGCGTCTGCCCGACGGTACCAACATTCCGATGCGGGTGCGCTCGATCGTCGGGCTGATTCCGCTGTTCGCGGTGCACGTGCTCGAACATCGTCTGCATGGCGGCTTGCCGGGTTTGCGCGAGCGCCTCACGTGGTTCCTCGAACATCGTCCGGATCTCGCGCGGCTGGTGTCGCGCTGGAACGAACCGGGCAAGGGCAATGCGTTGCTGCTTTCGCTGTTGCGCGGGCATCGAATGAAAGCGCTGCTGCGGCGCGCGCTCGACGAAAGCGAGTTCCTGTCCGATCACGGCGTGCGGGCGCTGTCGCGCGTGCATCGCGACGAGCCGTTCGTGTTCCGCCACAACGGCGACAGTTTCACGGTCAAGTATCTGCCGGCCGAGTCCGACTCGCGTGTATTCGGCGGCAATTCTAACTGGCGCGGGCCGGTGTGGATGCCCGTCAACTATCTGCTGATCGAATCGCTGTACGAATTTCATCGCTATTACGGCGACGATTTCCGTGTCGAATATCCGACCGGTTCGGGCCAGAAGTTCTCGCTCAGCGAAATCGCGGATGAACTCGCGCGCCGCTGCACCACGTTGTTCCTCAAGAACAAGGACGGCGAGCGTCCGGTGATGGGCGCGTATCCGCTGTTGCAGGCCGACCCGCGTTCGCGCGACCTGGTGCTGTTCCACGAGTATTTCCATGGCGACGACGGGCGCGGCGTGGGCGCGTCGCATCAGACCGGCTGGACGGGGCTCGTCGCATTGCTGTTGCAGCCGCGCGCGATGGGCGCGTCGGGCAGCGTGCCGATGACAGGCGAGAGCGACACGGCGCCGATTCCGACCGCGCCGAATGCGGCGAGCACGCAAGCTGCGGCGCCGGCGCCGGCAACGGAGGCCGCGCCTGTCGCGGCGGTGGATCCCGCACCCGCGCTCGTGACGGCGGTGACGAAATAG